The Tardibacter chloracetimidivorans region TCCGCCGCTCCCGCCGGCCGCTGCTGATGCGGCGCGCCGGGGCTCGCTGCTTCACGGATTGTTCGAGCGGCTGCCCGCCGCCCCGCCCGCCCGCCGCCGCGATCTTGCCGAACAATGGCTGTCGCGGCCGGGGCGTGAACCCGATTCAGCGCGCCGCGCCGTGCTGGTCGACGCTGCGATGCGGGTGATCGACGATCCCGCATTCGCCGACATTTTCGCTCCGGACGCGCTCGCCGAAGCGCCGGTCGCCGCGGTTGTCGGGGAAACGGTGGTGGCGGGTACGGTGGACCGGCTGCTGGTCACGGACGGCCATGTGCGGGTGATCGATTTCAAGACGGGCAGCCGCGTTCCCGCCGGGCTGGCAGAGGTGCCGGTCTATCATCTCCGGCAGATGGCCGCCTATGTCGCCGCGCTGGAAACGGTCTTTCCCGGCCGTTTGGTGGAGGCCGCGCTGCTCTATACCTCGGGGCCACGGCTGATCCGGCTGGAAGAGGACGTGCTTTCGCCGCACCGGCCCATGCCAAGAGCGGCTATCAGCGGCTGAAGACGTTATTGGCGCGTCGCATGTTGTACGGCGGCGCTGCACCACCTAGATTTGAACGACACATTGGAGATTCCGACCCATGGCCACCAAGAAAGTCACCGACGCTTCGTTCCACAGCGACGTCATTTCCAGCAGCACGCCGGTGCTGGTCGATTTCTGGGCGGAATGGTGCGGCCCGTGCCGCATGATAGGCCCGGCGCTGGAGGAAATTGCCCATGAGCTGGGCGGGAAGGTGACGATCGCCAAGCTCAACATCGACGAAGACCCCGACGCTCCCGCCCGCTATGGAGTGCGCGGCATCCCGACGATGATCCTGTTCAAGGGCGGCGAAGCGGTGGCGACCAAGGTGGGCGCTGCGCCCAAGAGTCAGCTCAAGAGCTGGCTTGAGGGTGAGCTGGCCTAGTCTCAGGCTGGGAGTGGCCGTCATACTGAACCCGTTTCAGCATCCGGCCCAAACCCGTTCAGATCCTATACCGCATGGGTTGCCAGCCTGGATGCTGAAGACTCTGTGTGCGTAACCGAGACCGTGGTTCCCGGATAGCCGCCCTCCGTCTCCACGGCGGCGCCCAGCTGATTGGCCAGGGCTTCGACGATACTGGTGCCCAGGCCGGGTTTGGCCCCGGCAAGGGTCTCGGGCGTTCCGACGCCATTGTCACTGACCGACAATGTCCAGTCCGATCCATGCGAATGATAATCGACGAGGATCTTGCCGCTGCGATCACCGGGAAAGGCATGTTTCAGCGCGTTGATGACGAGTTCGGTTACGATCAGCCCCAAGCTGACCGACATATCGGCATTCACGGCGCTGCCGTCCGCGGTCACCGCGATCGACACCTGATCATGATCGTGGATCATCGATGCGCTGAGGCTCTCGCAAAGCTGGGTGAAATAACTGCGCAGCTCGACATCGCCCAGGCTCGATGCCGCGAGCTGTTGCTGGAGGCTGGCGATCGACATGACCCGGCTGTGGGCATCGTGGAGATGGCCGCGCGCCTCCTCTGACTGCACCCGCCGCGCGCTTTGCATGAGCACGCTGGCGATGATCTGGAGGCTGTTGGCGACGCGGTGCTGAAGCTCCTGGAGCAGGATCGCCTTCTCGCGCAGCAGGTCGTCCTTGAGCTTCTCGCTGCTGCGAGCATCGGTGACGTCGGATATGGTCAGCAGCAGGCGGACCTGTTCCATGTCGCCATAGTCGAGCTTCTGGGCATTGAGCACCAGCCGTCGGGGTGCGGCGGCACCCTTGAGGTCCATCTCATAAGCCTCGATCCTTGCGTGGCCCGACAGGGTGGCGCCAAGCAACGAGCGAAGTTGCGGCACATCCCATTCGCCTGCGCCGAGCGTGAATAGCGGCCGTCCTTCTGCGTTCTGGGGATCAAGGCCAAAGGCACGATAAAAGGAGGTGCTGCCGGCGATTACGGTCAGATCCCCGTCAAGCAGGAGGGCCGGCGCGGGCGACGAGGCAAGGATTGCCAGCGCCAGATTGCGCTCGACGTCTGGATGGATGGCTCGGTTCACGATGATGCCCCCTTTCCGGGAGCCCGAAAGCTTGCGGGGTGAAAGCTGGGTCCGGGTACTCGCGAGCCGCCTCAAGGTGAGCGCAAAGACTCGCAGAAGCACATTAGCACGGTTCGCGTCCAAACCCGGCCTCTATTCGGAGAGGCCTTTCGCTGCGGGACGTTTTCGTTTCAGCTCCGATAGTCGGCGTTGATGCTGATGTAGCCGTGCGTCAGATCGCACGTCCACACAGTGGCGCGGCCGCCCCTAAGGCCGATGTCGACTCCGATCTCGATCTCGCTGCCCTTCAGATGCGCGGCCACCGGCGCTTCGTCATAGCCCTCGACGGCAAGGCCGTGGCGCGCCACCTCAGTCATCCCGAAGCGGATTGAAAGCAGGTCGCGCTCGGCCGGTTCGCCGGCCTTGCCGACGGCCATCACCACGCGGCCCCAGTTCGCGTCCTCGCCCGCCATTGCTGTTTTTACCAGCGGCGAGTTGGCGATCGACATGGCGATGCGATGGGCGCTTGCGTCGCTCTCCGCGCCGGTGACGTCCACGGTGATGAACTTCGACGCGCCCTCGCCGTCGCGGACGACCTGCTGGGCAAGATCGATGCACAGGTCGGTCAGCGCCGCCTGAAAGGCGTCGGCTCCGGGGTCGTCAACGGAGGTGAGCGGCGCATTGCGCGCCTTGCCCGTCGCAAAGGCGAGGACGGTGTCGGACGTGGAGGTGTCGCCATCCACGGTGATGCAGGAATAGCTCTGCCGGTTCGCCGCGCCCAGCATCTGCTGGAGAAAGGCCGCGTCCACCGCCGCATCGGTGAAGATGAAGCCGAGCATGGTCGCCATGTCGGGCGCGATCATGCCCGAACCCTTGATGATGCCGACGATGTTCACCGTCCTGTCGCCGATCACCGCCGACCGGGCCGCAGCCTTGGGGAAGGTGTCCGTCGTCATGATGGTGGCGGCCGCTTCTTCCCAGGTGGCGCGCTCGCTGCAAAGCACCGAGTCGATCCCCGCCTCCGCCTTGTCGATCGGCAACGGCACGCCGATGACGCCCGTCGATGCGACGAACACGTCCGACGGCTGGCAGCCAAGCGCCTTGGCGACGCGCGCCGTGATCGCCTCGACCGCCGCCCGGCCGCGATTTCCGGTAAAGGCGTTGGAATTGCCCGCATTCACTACCAGCGCCCGCGCGCGGCCCAGCGGCAGGGCGGTGCGGCACCAGTCGACTTCTGGCGACGGGCAGCGCGATTTCGTCGTCACGCCGGCGACGGTCGTTCCCTCGTCAAGGGCGGCAAAGGTCAGGTCCGCCCGGTCCCAGCCCTTGTAGCCCGCTCGCGTGACTGCAAGCCGCACGCCGGGAACCGGGGGGAGTTCGGGAAATGACTCGGGCGCAAGGGGAGAACGTTTCATGGGCGGCCGCAATAGCGTCTTTCACCGGCCCGTCAATTGACTTGGCCCTGCAGCGTCCTTACATCCCGGCCGTTTCCGGGCGGGGAAGCTGACCCTATCCGGGTGCGGCCATCCGGCTGATATCGCAAAGACAGGAAAGCGCATGTTCGGCGCCATCGCCAAGGCTATTTTCGGATCTTCCAACGATCGCTACGTCAAATCGATGCGGCCCCTGGTCGCGAAGATCAATGCGCTGGAACCGCAGTTCGAGGCGATGGGCGACGAGGAGCTGCAGAACCAGACGCAGCTTTTGAAGGCAAGGCTGGCAGAAGGCGAGACGCTGGACGACATTCTGCCCGAAGCCTTTGCGACCGTGCGCGAGGCTGCAAAGCGCGTGCTTGGCCAGCGCCATTATGACGTGCAGCTGATCGGCGGCGTCGTGCTGCACCGGGGCGAGATCGCCGAGATGCGCACCGGCGAGGGCAAGACGCTGGTGGCCACGCTCGCCACCTATCTGAACGCGCTGTCGGGCAAGGGCGTGCATGTCGTCACGGTCAACGATTATCTGGCGACGCGCGACTCCGAATGGATGGGCCGCATCTATCGCTTCCTCGGCCTGACGGTTGGCGTGATCGTGCCCAATCTCACCGATCAGCAGCGCCGCGACGCCTATTGGTCCGACATCACCTATGGCACCAACAACGAGTTCGGCTTCGACTATCTGCGCGACAACATGAAGTACGAGCGCGAGCAGATGGTCCAGCGGCCGTTCGCCTATGCGATCATCGACGAGGTGGATTCCATCCTGATCGACGAGGCGCGGACCCCGCTCATCATTTCCGGCCCGACCGAAGACAAGTCGGAGCTTTACAAGTCGGTCAACGCGATCGTGAGGACGCTGCCGAAGGACACCTATGAGGTGGACGAGAAGCAGAAGTCGGTGGTGCTGACCGAGGACGGGACCGAGGTGGTCGAGCGGGCGCTGGAAGCGGCCGGCCTGCTGGAAGGCGCCAACCTCTACGACTATGAGAACACCCAGGTCGTCCACCACCTGAACCAGGCGCTGAAGGCCAACATCATCTTCAAGCGCGACATCGATTATATCGTCAAGCAGGGCAAGGTGATCATCATCGACGAGTTCACCGGCCGGATGATGGACGGGCGTCGCTGGTCCGATGGCCTGCACCAGGCGGTGGAGGCCAAGGAAGAGGTCGAGATCCAGCCGGAGAACCAGACGCTGGCCTCGGTCACCTTCCAGAACTATTTCCGCATGTATCCGAAGATCGGCGGCATGACCGGAACGGCCATCACCGAGGCGGCCGAGTTCTTCGACATCTACAAGCTCAACGTCGTCACCATTCCCACGAACCTGCCGGTGCAACGCATCGACGAGGACGACGAGTTCTACAAGAACCAGAACGACAAGTTCGCGGCCATCGCCACCGCCGTGCAGGAAGCGCGCGAGCGCGGCCAGCCGGTGCTGGTGGGCACCGTTTCCATCGAGAAGTCGGAACTTCTGTCCGAGTTCCTCACCGCGCGCAACGTCGAGCATACCGTGCTGAACGCCCGTTATCACGAGCGGGAAGCGCATATCGTCGCCCAGGCGGGCCGCAAGGGCGGGGTCACGATCGCGACCAACATGGCCGGGCGCGGCACCGACATCCAGCTTGGCGGCAATATCGAGTTCCGCATCCTCGACGAACTGAAGGACATGCCCGAAGGGCCGGAGCGTGACGCGGCCGAAGCACGAATCAAGGCCGAGGTCGAGACGGAGCGCGAGGAGGTGAAGGCCGCGGGCGGCCTGTTCGTGCTCGGCACCGAGCGGCACGAAAGCCGCCGCATCGACAACCAGCTCCGCGGCCGGTCCGGCCGTCAGGGCGACCCCGGCCTCAGCCGCTTCTACCTGTCGCTGGACGACGACCTGCTTCGCATCTTCGGACAGCAGACGCTGTTCGCGCGCATGATGAACAGCCAGCTTCCCGATGGCGAGGCGGTGGTCAGCCCGTGGATCACCAAGGCGATCGAAACGGCGCAGAAGAAGGTGGAGGCGCGGAACTACGATATCCGCAAGCAGGTCGTCGAATATGACAACGTCATGAACGACCAGCGCAAGGTGGTTTACGAGCAGCGCGCCGACATCATGGACTCAGAGACGGTCGGCGATGTCGTCGTCGACATGCGGGCGGAGACGATCAACACCTTGGTCGCCGATGCCTGCCCGCCCAATTCCTATCCCGAACAATGGAATGTCGAGGGGTTGAAGGAACGGGTGCTCGGCACGCTGGGGCTCGACCTGCCGGTGGATGAGTGGGTCAAGGAGCAGGCGGTCGATCCGGAAATGCTCAACGAGCGGATCAGCGCGGCGGCGGAAGCGAGCATGGCCGACAAGGCCGCGAACATCCCGGCCGAAAGCTGGGTGCAGATCGAAAAGAGCGTCCTGCTCCAGTCGCTGGACCATCACTGGAAGGAGCATCTGGCGACGCTGGACGCGCTTCGGCAGGTCATCCACCTGCGCGCCTATGCGCAGAAGACGCCGATCAACGAATACAAGCAGGAAGCCTTCGCCCTGTTCGAGCGGATGCTGGTCGCCATCCGTGAGGATGTGACCCGCGTGTTGTGCAACGTCCAGTTCCAGGAGGCACCGCCCGCGCCGCCGCCGCCGGAGTTCATCACCACGCATTTCGACCCGCTCACCGGCGAGGACAACAGCCGCGATATCGATGCAGGGACGCTGGGACTGGTGACGACGCGCATGCCGCCGCTCCAGATCGCGCCGCCGGGCGACTTCACCGAAGAGGAAATCGCGGCCTGGGCGAACAGCGTCAGCCGCAACGCGCCCTGCCCCTGCGGCTCGGGGCGCAAGTACAAGCACTGCCACGGGGCGCTCTGACGCCCGGACGGCTGCAAGAAAGCCCGTTGACCTGCACGGAGTCGGGGGGTATAGCCGCCGCCACTCGTGGGCTGGTGGTAGGAGAACATCCTAGACGCTGTCCTTGAACGGGTTTTTTGAGCTTGAACATTGCTGATTGCGTGTGATGGCCTGGGGGGCCGGTAGGCCGCCGGGGTTTTTGCGTTTTGGCGCGGACGGGCACTCGGTAAAGTAACTTGAACAGGTGAAGGGCTTCATGCCGACGATTAACCAGTTGATCCGCAAGGGTCGTGATCCACAGAAGGCACGCTCGAAGGTGCCGGCGATGGAAGCCAACCCGCAAAAGCGGGGTGTGTGCACCCGCGTCTATACGACGACCCCGAAAAAGCCGAACTCGGCGCTCAGGAAGGTCGCCAAGGTGCGGCTGACCAACCAGCGTGAAGTGATCAGCTACATCCCCGGTGAAGGCCACAACCTTCAGGAGCACTCGGTGGTGCTGATTCGCGGCGGCCGTGTTCGCGACTTGCCCGGCGTCCGCTACCACATCCTGCGCGGCGTTCTGGATACCCAGGGCGTCAAGGACCGTAAGCAGAGCCGTTCGAAATACGGCGCCAAGCGTCCGAAGTAAGGAAGAGATCAGATGGCCCGTCGTCGTCGCCCTGAAAAGCGTGAAATCCTGCCCGATCCGAAGTTCGGGGATCAGGTGCTTTCAAAGTTCATGAATTCCGTCATGGTCGACGGAAAGAAAGCCGTTGCCGAGAACATCGTCTATGGCGCTCTGGATACCGTCGAAGCCCGCGCCAAGCGCGAGCCGATCCAGGTGTTCCACGAGGCGCTCAACAATGTTAAGCCGGGCATCGAGGTCCGCAGCCGCCGCGTCGGTGGTGCGACCTATCAGGTGCCGGTCGAGGTCCGCCCGGACCGCGCCCAGGCGCTTGCCATCCGCTGGCTGATAGGCGCTGCGCGCAACCGCTCGGAGAATACCATGGCCGCCCGTCTTTCGGGTGAGCTGATGGATGCAGCCAATAATCGCGGCAACGCCGTCAAGAAGCGCGAAGACACGCATCGCATGGCGGAAGCCAACCGCGCCTTCTCGCATTACCGCTGGTAAGACCGGCACAGGAGTTCATCGTCATGGCCCGCAGCCATCCGCTCGAGACATATCGCAATATCGGCATCATGGCGCACATCGATGCCGGTAAGACGACCACGACCGAGCGCATCCTCTATTACACCGGCAAGTCCTACAAGATCGGCGAGGTCCATGAGGGCACCGCGACCATGGACTGGATGGAGCAGGAGCAGGAGCGGGGCATCACGATCACGTCGGCCGCCACGACGTGCTTCTGGAACGATCACCGCATCAACATCATCGACACGCCCGGCCACGTGGATTTCACCATCGAGGTGGAGCGTTCGCTGCGCGTACTGGACGGCGCGGTCGCCTGTTTCGACGGCGTCGCCGGCGTGGAGCCGCAGTCGGAAACGGTGTGGCGTCAGGCGGACAAGTACCGCGTGCCCCGCATGTGCTTCGTCAACAAGCTTGATCGCACCGGCGCCAATTTCGAGCGCTGCGTGGAGATGATCAGGGACCGGCTGGGCGCGCGTCCGCTGGTGCTGTTCCTGCCGATCGGCATTGAAAGCGATTTCAAGGGGCTGGTCGATCTGGTCGAAAACCGCGCGATCATCTGGCTTGAGGAATCGCTCGGCGCGAAGTTCGAATATCGCGACATTCCCGACGACATGAAGGATGCCGCCGCCACCGCCCGCAGCGAGCTGATCGAAACCGCCGTCGAGCAGGACGACGAGGCGATGGAGGCCTATCTCGAAGGCCAGGAGCCTGACGTCGCGACGCTGAAGCGCCTGATCCGCAAGGGCACGCTCAACTTCGCCTTCGTGCCGGTGCTGTGCGGTTCGGCCTTCAAGAACAAGGGCGTCCAGCCTCTGCTCGACGCCGTTGTCGATTATCTGCCGAGCCCGCTCGACATTCCGCCGGTCCAGGGCATCACGCCCGATGGAACGGAAGAGACGCGCAAGGCCGACGACAATGAGCCGTTCTCGGCGCTGGCGTTCAAGATCATGACCGATCCGTTTGTCGGCACGCTGACGTTCGCGCGCATCTATTCGGGCAAGCTCGAAAGCGCGTCGACCGTGCTGAACTCGGTGAAGGACAAGCGCGAGAAGATCGGCCGCATGCTGCTGATGCATGCGAACAACCGCGAAGACATCAAGGAAGCCTATGCGGGTGACATCGTCGCGCTGGTGGGCCTGAAGGAAACGACCACCGGCGATACGCTGTGCGGTCCGAGCAAGCCCGTCATCCTTGAACGCATGGAGTTCCCGGAGCCGGTGATCGAGGTGGCGGTCGAACCCAAGACCAAGGCCGATCAGGAGAAGATGGGCATCGCGCTCAATCGCCTGGCGCAGGAAGATCCCAGCTTCCGCGTGACGACCGACCATGAAAGCGGTCAGACGATCATCAAGGGCATGGGTGAACTTCACCTGGAAATCCTCGTCGACCGCATGAAGCGCGAGTTCAAGGTCGAGGCGAACGTGGGCGCGCCGCAGGTGGCCTATCGCGAAAGCCTCGCGAAGAAGGTCGACGTCGACTATACGCACAAGAAGCAGTCGGGCGGTTCCGGCCAGTTCGGGCGGGTCAAGATCACCGTCGAGCCGGGCGAGCGCGGCTCGGGCGTCCAGTTCGTCGACGAGGTGAAGGGCGGCAACGTGCCGCGCGAATATATCCCGTCGGTGGAAAAGGGCATTCGCGAAGTGGCCGCGACGGGCTCGCTGATCGGCTTCCCGATCATCGATTTCACCGCGACGCTGACCGACGGCGCTTATCATGACGTTGACTCTTCGGCGCTTGCGTTCGAGATCACCGGCCGGGGCGCGATGCGCGAGGCCGCCCAGAAGTCCGGTATCAAGCTGCTTGAGCCGGTGATGAAGGTCGAGGTGGTCACGCCCGAGGATTATCTGGGGGATGTGATCGGCGATCTCAATTCGCGGCGGGGCCAGATTCAGGGCACCGACTCGCGCGGTAATGCCCAGGTGGTCGAGGCGATGGTTCCGCTGGCGAACATGTTCGGTTATGTGAACCAGCTCCGCTCGTTCACACAAGGGCGTGCGCAGTACTCCATGCAGTTCTCGCACTATGAGGAAGTCCCGGCGAATGTCGCCGAGGAAGTTAAGGCGAAACTCGCCTAGGATTGAACGGCGACAGAAAGACGAGGGTTAGGGAAAATGGCGAAAGCTAAGTTTGAGCGGAACAAGCCGCACTGCAACATCGGCACCATCGGTCACGTCGATCATGGCAAGACCTCGCTGACCGCGGCCATCACCAAGGTGCTGGCTGAGACCGGCGGCGCGACGTTCGTCGACTATGCCAATATCGACAAGGCTCCCGAAGAGCGCGAGCGCGGTATCACGATTTCGACCGCGCACGTCGAATACGAGACGGCCGAGCGTCACTATGCGCACGTCGACTGCCCCGGCCACGCCGACTATGTGAAGAACATGATCACCGGCGCGGCGCAGATGGACGGCGCGATCCTCGTCGTGTCCGCCACCGACGGCCCGATGCCGCAGACCCGCGAGCACATCCTGCTGGCCCGCCAGGTTGGCGTGCCGCAGCTCGTCGTGTTCATGAACAAGGTCGATCTGGTCGACGACGCCGAGATCCTCGAGCTGGTCGAGCTGGAGATCCGCGAGCTGCTGTCGAAGTATGAATTCGACGGCGACAACATTCCGGTCATCAAGGGTTCGGCCGTGAAGGCGCTTGACGGCAGCGACGACGAGATCGGCAAGAAGGCGGTTCTCGAGCTGATGGCTGCGGTCGACAGCTGGATTCCGCAGCCGGAGCGTCCGCTGGACAAGCCGTTCCTGATGCCGATCGAAGACGTGTTCTCGATCTCGGGTCGCGGCACCGTTGTGACCGGCCGCGTCGAGACCGGAATCGTGAAGGTGGGCGAGGAAGTCGAGATCGTCGGCATCAACGATACCCGCAAGACGGTCGTGACCGGCGTCGAAATGTTCCGCAAGCTGCTGGACCAGGGCCAGGCGGGCGACAACATCGGCGCGCTGCTTCGCGGTGTCGGTCGTGAAGACGTTGAGCGTGGCCAGGTTCTGGCGAAGCCCGGTTCGATCACCCCGCACACCGAGTTCAAGGCCGAGGTCTACGTCCTGTCGAAGGACGAAGGCGGCCGCCACACGCCGTTCTTCGCCAACTATCGTCCGCAGTTCTATTTCCGCACGACGGACGTGACCGGTGAAGTGACTCTGCCGGAAGGCACCGAGATGGTCATGCCCGGCGACAATGTCGCGCTGGGTGTGAAGCTCATCGCCCCGATCGCCATGGACCAGGGTCTGCGCT contains the following coding sequences:
- the trxA gene encoding thioredoxin TrxA; this translates as MATKKVTDASFHSDVISSSTPVLVDFWAEWCGPCRMIGPALEEIAHELGGKVTIAKLNIDEDPDAPARYGVRGIPTMILFKGGEAVATKVGAAPKSQLKSWLEGELA
- the rpsG gene encoding 30S ribosomal protein S7, coding for MARRRRPEKREILPDPKFGDQVLSKFMNSVMVDGKKAVAENIVYGALDTVEARAKREPIQVFHEALNNVKPGIEVRSRRVGGATYQVPVEVRPDRAQALAIRWLIGAARNRSENTMAARLSGELMDAANNRGNAVKKREDTHRMAEANRAFSHYRW
- the rpsL gene encoding 30S ribosomal protein S12 — its product is MPTINQLIRKGRDPQKARSKVPAMEANPQKRGVCTRVYTTTPKKPNSALRKVAKVRLTNQREVISYIPGEGHNLQEHSVVLIRGGRVRDLPGVRYHILRGVLDTQGVKDRKQSRSKYGAKRPK
- the tuf gene encoding elongation factor Tu, with the protein product MAKAKFERNKPHCNIGTIGHVDHGKTSLTAAITKVLAETGGATFVDYANIDKAPEERERGITISTAHVEYETAERHYAHVDCPGHADYVKNMITGAAQMDGAILVVSATDGPMPQTREHILLARQVGVPQLVVFMNKVDLVDDAEILELVELEIRELLSKYEFDGDNIPVIKGSAVKALDGSDDEIGKKAVLELMAAVDSWIPQPERPLDKPFLMPIEDVFSISGRGTVVTGRVETGIVKVGEEVEIVGINDTRKTVVTGVEMFRKLLDQGQAGDNIGALLRGVGREDVERGQVLAKPGSITPHTEFKAEVYVLSKDEGGRHTPFFANYRPQFYFRTTDVTGEVTLPEGTEMVMPGDNVALGVKLIAPIAMDQGLRFAIREGGRTVGAGVVAQIIK
- the argJ gene encoding bifunctional glutamate N-acetyltransferase/amino-acid acetyltransferase ArgJ; amino-acid sequence: MKRSPLAPESFPELPPVPGVRLAVTRAGYKGWDRADLTFAALDEGTTVAGVTTKSRCPSPEVDWCRTALPLGRARALVVNAGNSNAFTGNRGRAAVEAITARVAKALGCQPSDVFVASTGVIGVPLPIDKAEAGIDSVLCSERATWEEAAATIMTTDTFPKAAARSAVIGDRTVNIVGIIKGSGMIAPDMATMLGFIFTDAAVDAAFLQQMLGAANRQSYSCITVDGDTSTSDTVLAFATGKARNAPLTSVDDPGADAFQAALTDLCIDLAQQVVRDGEGASKFITVDVTGAESDASAHRIAMSIANSPLVKTAMAGEDANWGRVVMAVGKAGEPAERDLLSIRFGMTEVARHGLAVEGYDEAPVAAHLKGSEIEIGVDIGLRGGRATVWTCDLTHGYISINADYRS
- the fusA gene encoding elongation factor G: MARSHPLETYRNIGIMAHIDAGKTTTTERILYYTGKSYKIGEVHEGTATMDWMEQEQERGITITSAATTCFWNDHRINIIDTPGHVDFTIEVERSLRVLDGAVACFDGVAGVEPQSETVWRQADKYRVPRMCFVNKLDRTGANFERCVEMIRDRLGARPLVLFLPIGIESDFKGLVDLVENRAIIWLEESLGAKFEYRDIPDDMKDAAATARSELIETAVEQDDEAMEAYLEGQEPDVATLKRLIRKGTLNFAFVPVLCGSAFKNKGVQPLLDAVVDYLPSPLDIPPVQGITPDGTEETRKADDNEPFSALAFKIMTDPFVGTLTFARIYSGKLESASTVLNSVKDKREKIGRMLLMHANNREDIKEAYAGDIVALVGLKETTTGDTLCGPSKPVILERMEFPEPVIEVAVEPKTKADQEKMGIALNRLAQEDPSFRVTTDHESGQTIIKGMGELHLEILVDRMKREFKVEANVGAPQVAYRESLAKKVDVDYTHKKQSGGSGQFGRVKITVEPGERGSGVQFVDEVKGGNVPREYIPSVEKGIREVAATGSLIGFPIIDFTATLTDGAYHDVDSSALAFEITGRGAMREAAQKSGIKLLEPVMKVEVVTPEDYLGDVIGDLNSRRGQIQGTDSRGNAQVVEAMVPLANMFGYVNQLRSFTQGRAQYSMQFSHYEEVPANVAEEVKAKLA
- the secA gene encoding preprotein translocase subunit SecA — its product is MFGAIAKAIFGSSNDRYVKSMRPLVAKINALEPQFEAMGDEELQNQTQLLKARLAEGETLDDILPEAFATVREAAKRVLGQRHYDVQLIGGVVLHRGEIAEMRTGEGKTLVATLATYLNALSGKGVHVVTVNDYLATRDSEWMGRIYRFLGLTVGVIVPNLTDQQRRDAYWSDITYGTNNEFGFDYLRDNMKYEREQMVQRPFAYAIIDEVDSILIDEARTPLIISGPTEDKSELYKSVNAIVRTLPKDTYEVDEKQKSVVLTEDGTEVVERALEAAGLLEGANLYDYENTQVVHHLNQALKANIIFKRDIDYIVKQGKVIIIDEFTGRMMDGRRWSDGLHQAVEAKEEVEIQPENQTLASVTFQNYFRMYPKIGGMTGTAITEAAEFFDIYKLNVVTIPTNLPVQRIDEDDEFYKNQNDKFAAIATAVQEARERGQPVLVGTVSIEKSELLSEFLTARNVEHTVLNARYHEREAHIVAQAGRKGGVTIATNMAGRGTDIQLGGNIEFRILDELKDMPEGPERDAAEARIKAEVETEREEVKAAGGLFVLGTERHESRRIDNQLRGRSGRQGDPGLSRFYLSLDDDLLRIFGQQTLFARMMNSQLPDGEAVVSPWITKAIETAQKKVEARNYDIRKQVVEYDNVMNDQRKVVYEQRADIMDSETVGDVVVDMRAETINTLVADACPPNSYPEQWNVEGLKERVLGTLGLDLPVDEWVKEQAVDPEMLNERISAAAEASMADKAANIPAESWVQIEKSVLLQSLDHHWKEHLATLDALRQVIHLRAYAQKTPINEYKQEAFALFERMLVAIREDVTRVLCNVQFQEAPPAPPPPEFITTHFDPLTGEDNSRDIDAGTLGLVTTRMPPLQIAPPGDFTEEEIAAWANSVSRNAPCPCGSGRKYKHCHGAL
- a CDS encoding sensor histidine kinase; protein product: MNRAIHPDVERNLALAILASSPAPALLLDGDLTVIAGSTSFYRAFGLDPQNAEGRPLFTLGAGEWDVPQLRSLLGATLSGHARIEAYEMDLKGAAAPRRLVLNAQKLDYGDMEQVRLLLTISDVTDARSSEKLKDDLLREKAILLQELQHRVANSLQIIASVLMQSARRVQSEEARGHLHDAHSRVMSIASLQQQLAASSLGDVELRSYFTQLCESLSASMIHDHDQVSIAVTADGSAVNADMSVSLGLIVTELVINALKHAFPGDRSGKILVDYHSHGSDWTLSVSDNGVGTPETLAGAKPGLGTSIVEALANQLGAAVETEGGYPGTTVSVTHTESSASRLATHAV